One part of the Musa acuminata AAA Group cultivar baxijiao chromosome BXJ1-5, Cavendish_Baxijiao_AAA, whole genome shotgun sequence genome encodes these proteins:
- the LOC135673180 gene encoding probable LRR receptor-like serine/threonine-protein kinase At3g47570, translated as MISKLYPSAGVGRILCMEQTRHECFRSAWVLWPSSFMLLLLMLSSSAGSSASQFGTPTAESTTDRLSLRSFKTLLSDPSGALTSWDNASLHFCRWRGVTCRTHGGEPRVTSLDLESLRLEGKLSPSLANLTFLRRLRLGSNSLEGSIPQGLGFLSHLRTLNLSNNQLGGMIPNSLFQNCSRLQIFSLSHNNMNGTIPRNLSNCSELQVIGLDQNMLRGDIPTDLGSLPKLRELVMWNNLLEGGIPPEIGNLASLTGLYLGGNQLTGAIPAAVGNLSSLAHLDLSNSTLVGAIPAAIWNLTSLRQLVLWSNKLTGAIPSDIGNLVSLTTLFLHYNQLTGTIPSEIGNLVNLTVCVLGGNRLVGTIPKSLGSLHSLDALILGSNGLQARNAAEWSFLDSLANCTHLRILDISKNDLSGMLPKSIANLSRSLEELDIGGNQIAGSIAEEIGNLISLTKITMWYNLLGGAIPATLGRPSGLGRVNLGGNHLVGEIPATLGNLTRLNILVLATNDLHGSIPPSLGKCPLNILNLDSNRLNGTVPVQIFDIPNLTKLNISRNLLTGVLPSEIGSLRNTQSIDASDNRLSGRLPSGIAGCQVLEILCIGGNYFQGPIPSSFSQLKGLRVLDISSNDLSGHIPDFLGSFNMTYLNLSYNNLDGEVPKDGIFANASAFSVVGNSKLCGGIPELRLPSCPSEEKSSSAKLIAIVSVVGGILCVTFLISVSVACYRLRKPSRLSSVTSRIEEQHRRVSFAELLRATNEFSPANLIGKGSFGSVYRGIMDWEDHKEVAVKVLNLQQTGAVRSFMAECEALRNVRHRNLVKILTSCSGVDFGGNDFKALVFEFLPSGSLDEWLHPPERDERGSSRMLSLGQRLNISIDVASALDYLHHHVPTPPIVHCDLKPSNVLLDDDMVAHVGDFGLARFVGKSSQRSTNSITLKGSIGYAAPEYGMGHKVSVQGDVYSYGMLLLEMFTAKRPTDDGFKEGLNLHRYVERALPKHVVEIIDPNLLLGGGEEEACRSNPSANESSMRAVVECIASVLRVGVSCSKGSPKERMQMEDVIRELHDIKDAFLGSTLLRA; from the exons TCCTCCTTCATGCTTTTGCTTCTCATGCTCTCTTCTTCTGCTGGCTCATCAGCTTCCCAGTTTGGAACTCCCACCGCTGAATCGACCACTGATCGTCTCTCGCTCCGCTCCTTCAAGACCCTCCTCTCCGACCCATCCGGAGCGTTGACCTCCTGGGACAACGCCTCCCTCCATTTCTGCCGGTGGCGAGGGGTCACGTGCCGCACCCACGGAGGTGAACCGAGGGTCACGAGCCTCGATTTGGAGTCCCTCCGGTTGGAGGGTAAACTATCTCCGTCCCTGGCTAACCTCACCTTCCTCAGGAGACTCCGCCTCGGTAGCAACAGCCTTGAGGGTTCCATCCCGCAGGGGCTCGGCTTTCTATCCCACCTTCGGACTCTCAATCTTAGCAACAATCAACTGGGTGGGATGATTCCCAATTCTCTGTTCCAGAACTGTTCGAGACTTCAAATCTTCAGCCTGAGTCATAACAACATGAATGGCACAATCCCACGCAATCTCAGCAACTGTTCGGAACTCCAAGTCATCGGTTTGGATCAGAACATGCTGCGAGGAGACATCCCCACCGATCTAGGCTCCCTTCCAAAGCTCCGGGAACTCGTCATGTGGAACAATCTCCTCGAAGGAGGCATTCCTCCTGAGATCGGGAATCTTGCAAGCTTAACAGGACTTTATCTAGGCGGCAACCAACTCACCGGCGCTATTCCTGCTGCGGTAGGGAACCTCTCCTCTCTTGCCCATCTTGATCTGTCAAACAGTACTCTTGTAGGAGCCATCCCTGCCGCAATATGGAACCTCACCTCTCTTCGTCAGCTTGTGCTGTGGAGTAATAAGCTCACAGGAGCCATCCCATCCGACATAGGCAATCTTGTTAGCTTGACCACACTCTTTCTTCATTACAACCAACTCACTGGCACTATCCCATCCGAGATTGGGAACCTAGTGAATCTGACCGTATGTGTTTTGGGTGGCAACCGCCTGGTTGGCACCATTCCCAAGAGTTTGGGCTCCTTGCATAGTTTAGATGCATTGATTCTGGGTAGCAATGGGCTACAAGCAAGGAATGCTGCCGAGTGGAGTTTCTTGGACTCCTTGGCCAACTGCACCCACCTTAGAATCCTAGATATATCGAAAAATGATCTAAGTGGCATGCTGCCAAAATCCATAGCCAATTTGTCTAGATCTCTGGAAGAGCTAGACATCGGAGGCAACCAGATAGCAGGAAGCATCGCTGAAGAGATTGGGAATCTTATTAGCTTGACCAAAATCACGATGTGGTACAACCTTCTCGGCGGTGCTATTCCTGCAACGCTGGGAAGGCCTTCGGGTTTAGGAAGAGTAAACTTGGGAGGAAACCATTTGGTGGGAGAAATCCCTGCAACCCTCGGGAACCTTACTAGATTAAACATTCTTGTTCTTGCCACCAATGACCTGCATGGATCCATACCTCCGAGCCTTGGAAAGTGCCCATTAAATATCTTGAATCTTGATTCCAACAGGTTAAATGGTACGGTGCCCGTACAGATCTTTGACATCCCCAATCTCACCAAACTCAATATTTCGCGCAATTTATTAACAGGAGTCCTGCCTTCGGAGATTGGGAGTTTGAGAAACACCCAAAGTATCGATGCGTCCGATAATAGATTATCCGGTAGATTGCCCAGCGGAATTGCTGGATGCCAGGTCCTGGAAATCCTTTGCATTGGAGGGAACTATTTCCAGGGACCCATTCCTTCGTCGTTTAGCCAGTTGAAGGGGCTTCGAGTGCTGGACATTTCAAGCAATGATTTATCGGGGCATATACCAGATTTCCTTGGGAGCTTTAACATGACGTATCTCAATCTCTCCTACAACAATTTGGACGGTGAAGTGCCAAAAGATGGGATTTTTGCAAATGCAAGTGCATTCTCGGTGGTGGGGAACAGTAAACTTTGCGGGGGTATTCCAGAACTTAGATTGCCATCATGCCCTTCCGAGGAAAAATCTTCTTCTGCTAAGCTAATTGCCATCGTCTCTGTTGTCGGAGGAATCTTGTGCGTCACCTTTCTGATCTCCGTGTCGGTTGCTTGTTATCGATTACGCAAGCCAAGCAGGCTTTCTTCTGTTACCTCACGCATCGAAGAGCAGCACAGGAGGGTCTCTTTTGCTGAGCTGCTCAGAGCGACAAATGAATTTTCGCCTGCTAATCTGATTGGCAAGGGAAGCTTCGGATCTGTCTACAGAGGAATCATGGATTGGGAAGACCACAAGGAAGTGGCGGTGAAGGTACTCAACCTGCAGCAAACAGGGGCTGTGAGAAGCTTCATGGCCGAATGCGAAGCTCTGAGAAACGTCAGGCATCGGAATCTCGTCAAGATACTGACATCGTGCTCAGGTGTTGATTTCGGAGGGAATGACTTCAAAGCTCTAGTGTTTGAGTTCTTACCCAGTGGAAGTCTGGACGAGTGGCTTCATCCTCCAGAAAGAGACGAACggggttcgtcgagaatgctaaGCCTCGGGCAGAGATTGAACATATCCATTGATGTGGCTTCTGCGTTGGATTATCTTCATCACCATGTTCCGACCCCCCCGATTGTGCATTGTGATCTCAAACCGAGCAACGTGCTTTTGGACGATGACATGGTGGCACATGTGGGTGACTTCGGATTGGCGAGGTTCGTGGGCAAGTCATCCCAGAGATCGACGAACTCGATCACGTTGAAAGGGTCCATCGGCTACGCTGCTCCAG AGTATGGGATGGGACACAAGGTTTCAGTGCAAGGTGATGTGTACAGTTACGGAATGCTCCTGCTGGAGATGTTTACTGCAAAGCGACCTACTGATGATGGGTTCAAGGAAGGTCTGAATCTTCATCGCTACGTTGAGAGGGCACTTCCAAAACATGTTGTCGAGATCATAGACCCAAACTTGTTACTGggagggggagaagaagaagcatgCCGTTCAAATCCATCGGCAAATGAATCAAGCATGAGAGCAGTAGTAGAGTGCATTGCTTCGGTGCTCAGAGTTGGCGTGTCGTGTTCCAAAGGATCACCAAAAGAGCGAATGCAAATGGAGGATGTCATAAGGGAACTTCATGACATCAAGGATGCATTTCTTGGATCGACTCTATTGCGGGCGTAG
- the LOC135673183 gene encoding iron-sulfur assembly protein IscA, chloroplastic-like, producing MALSAGIPGQLLCHLRCTESRNTAALRSSVRLPRDLNRRNLTRIRLSATSAAPSSGSFAPAISLTEKAINHLSKMRSERNEDLCLRIGVKQGGCSGMSYTMEFENRANTRPDDSVIEYNGFVIVCDPKSLLFVYGMQLDFSDALIGGGFSFKNPNATQTCGCGKSFAAEM from the exons ATGGCGCTCTCCGCCGGAATCCCTGGCCAGCTCCTATGCCACCTGCGCTGCACAGAGTCCCGCAACACCGCCGCCCTTCGTTCCTCCGTCAGGTTACCCCGCGATCTCAATCGCAGGAATCTAACTCGCATTCGTTTGTCGGCTACTTCAG CAGCTCCATCATCTGGTAGCTTTGCCCCTGCAATTTCATTAACTGAAAAAGCAATAAACCATCTGAGTAAAATGAGATCTGAACGTAATGAAGATCTGTGCTTGAGAATTGGAGTGAAGCAAGGTGGATGCTCTGGCATGTCATACACTATGGAGTTTGAAAACCGTGCCAACACACGACCTGATGACTCAGTGATAGAATACAATGGTTTTGTGATTG TTTGTGATCCCAAGAGCCTACTCTTTGTGTACGGCATGCAGCTCGACTTCAGTGATGCACTCATAGGTGGAGGCTTCTCATTTAAGAACCCGAATGCAACACAAACTTGTGGCTGTGGCAAATCCTTTGCCGCTGAAATGTAA
- the LOC135673184 gene encoding protein TWIN LOV 1-like isoform X2, whose amino-acid sequence MVALTIPSIGRRAENTSPPSAVAEVMAGCSRRLIDQSLTARYSDWIAEALDEIQGCFLITDPGVAGHPIVFASHGFLAMSGYSREEVLGRNGRMFQGPATNRRSVLEIREAIREERTLQISLLNYRKDGTPHWILFHLFPVFGVDDGRVAHFVAVQVPIPRRSRSLSEARCGGARGRLFGACRNEVRSDCDLGCNLAADLFVDVDNRGLEAEESREASEQEKERASDAANSILSALTQYSKLTGRVVSSQRSRLAGISPLSSSLILSLGRIKQSFVLTDPQLPDMPIVYASDEFLSLTGYSRHEILGHNYEFLNGPDTEVEVLHQIRQSIQVECACTVRLLNYRKDGSLFWNLLHVSPVRNASGKGLGGQPYPYLLDKHRLLIEGCQHIVLVQSNTVVLGQMF is encoded by the exons ATGGTGGCGCTGACGATTCCGTCGATCGGGCGTCGGGCCGAGAACACATCGCCACCATCGGCGGTGGCGGAGGTCATGGCGGGATGCTCACGCCGCCTCATCGACCAGTCGCTCACCGCCCGTTACTCCGATTGGATCGCGGAGGCCCTCGACGAGATCCAGGGCTGCTTCCTGATCACGGACCCGGGTGTCGCAGGCCACCCCATCGTCTTCGCCAGCCACGGGTTCCTCGCCATGTCCGGATACTCCCGTGAGGAGGTCCTCGGCCGGAACGGCCGGATGTTCCAGGGCCCTGCCACTAACCGGCGGTCGGTGTTGGAGATCCGCGAGGCGATACGGGAGGAGCGGACGCTCCAGATCAGCTTGCTTAATTACCGGAAGGACGGAACGCCGCATTGGATACTATTCCATCTTTTCCCGGTGTTTGGGGTGGACGACGGGAGGGTGGCGCACTTTGTGGCGGTCCAGGTGCCGATCCCGAGGCGATCTAGGTCGTTGTCGGAGGCTAGATGTGGAGGAGCTAGAGGGAGGTTGTTTGGGGCGTGCCGGAACGAGGTGCGCTCCGACTGCGATTTAGGGTGTAATCTTGCTGCGGATTTGTTTGTGGATGTCGACAATAGAG GATTGGAGGCTGAAGAATCACGTGAAGCGAGCGAGCAAGAGAAAGAGAGGGCCTCAGATGCTGCCAACAGCATCCTGTCAGCTCTGACTCAGTATAGCAAGCTTACAGGCAGAGTGGTCAGCAGCCAGAGAAGCAGATTGGCTGGCATCTCCCCACTCAGTTCATCCCTTATTTTATCTCTTGGTAGAATCAAACAGAGCTTTGTACT GACTGATCCCCAGTTACCTGACATGCCCATTGTTTACGCCAGCGATGAATTCCTAAGTTTGACAG GTTACTCAAGACATGAGATATTGGGACACAACTATGAGTTCTTGAATGGACCTGATACAGAAGTTGAGGTGTTACATCAG ATAAGGCAAAGCATTCAGGTCGAGTGTGCTTGTACAGTACGTCTCCTGAACTACAG GAAAGACGGAAGCTTGTTTTGGAATCTACTTCACGTGTCACCTGTGCGGAATGCATCTGGCAAG GGTTTAGGAGGTCAACCGTACCCGTATCTCCTCGACAAACACAGATTGTTGATAGAGGGTTGTCAACACATTGTTTTGGTGCAGAGTAACACAGTCGTGTTGGGCCAAATGTTCTAA
- the LOC135673184 gene encoding protein TWIN LOV 1-like isoform X1 yields MVALTIPSIGRRAENTSPPSAVAEVMAGCSRRLIDQSLTARYSDWIAEALDEIQGCFLITDPGVAGHPIVFASHGFLAMSGYSREEVLGRNGRMFQGPATNRRSVLEIREAIREERTLQISLLNYRKDGTPHWILFHLFPVFGVDDGRVAHFVAVQVPIPRRSRSLSEARCGGARGRLFGACRNEVRSDCDLGCNLAADLFVDVDNRGLEAEESREASEQEKERASDAANSILSALTQYSKLTGRVVSSQRSRLAGISPLSSSLILSLGRIKQSFVLTDPQLPDMPIVYASDEFLSLTGYSRHEILGHNYEFLNGPDTEVEVLHQIRQSIQVECACTVRLLNYRKDGSLFWNLLHVSPVRNASGKVAFYVNVQIDENTKSDGLGLSPHMRQLGVVGAVKVAVRSLSLCAGPSRPSS; encoded by the exons ATGGTGGCGCTGACGATTCCGTCGATCGGGCGTCGGGCCGAGAACACATCGCCACCATCGGCGGTGGCGGAGGTCATGGCGGGATGCTCACGCCGCCTCATCGACCAGTCGCTCACCGCCCGTTACTCCGATTGGATCGCGGAGGCCCTCGACGAGATCCAGGGCTGCTTCCTGATCACGGACCCGGGTGTCGCAGGCCACCCCATCGTCTTCGCCAGCCACGGGTTCCTCGCCATGTCCGGATACTCCCGTGAGGAGGTCCTCGGCCGGAACGGCCGGATGTTCCAGGGCCCTGCCACTAACCGGCGGTCGGTGTTGGAGATCCGCGAGGCGATACGGGAGGAGCGGACGCTCCAGATCAGCTTGCTTAATTACCGGAAGGACGGAACGCCGCATTGGATACTATTCCATCTTTTCCCGGTGTTTGGGGTGGACGACGGGAGGGTGGCGCACTTTGTGGCGGTCCAGGTGCCGATCCCGAGGCGATCTAGGTCGTTGTCGGAGGCTAGATGTGGAGGAGCTAGAGGGAGGTTGTTTGGGGCGTGCCGGAACGAGGTGCGCTCCGACTGCGATTTAGGGTGTAATCTTGCTGCGGATTTGTTTGTGGATGTCGACAATAGAG GATTGGAGGCTGAAGAATCACGTGAAGCGAGCGAGCAAGAGAAAGAGAGGGCCTCAGATGCTGCCAACAGCATCCTGTCAGCTCTGACTCAGTATAGCAAGCTTACAGGCAGAGTGGTCAGCAGCCAGAGAAGCAGATTGGCTGGCATCTCCCCACTCAGTTCATCCCTTATTTTATCTCTTGGTAGAATCAAACAGAGCTTTGTACT GACTGATCCCCAGTTACCTGACATGCCCATTGTTTACGCCAGCGATGAATTCCTAAGTTTGACAG GTTACTCAAGACATGAGATATTGGGACACAACTATGAGTTCTTGAATGGACCTGATACAGAAGTTGAGGTGTTACATCAG ATAAGGCAAAGCATTCAGGTCGAGTGTGCTTGTACAGTACGTCTCCTGAACTACAG GAAAGACGGAAGCTTGTTTTGGAATCTACTTCACGTGTCACCTGTGCGGAATGCATCTGGCAAG GTAGCATTTTATGTTAATGTTCAGATCGATGAGAACACAAAGAGTGATGGCCTTGGTTTGAGCCCACATATGAGACAGCTTGGTGTTGTGGGTGCAGTGAAGGTTGCAGTGAGGAGTTTGTCATTGTGCGCAGGCCCTTCAAGGCCATCTTCGTAG
- the LOC135673184 gene encoding protein TWIN LOV 1-like isoform X3, with product MVALTIPSIGRRAENTSPPSAVAEVMAGCSRRLIDQSLTARYSDWIAEALDEIQGCFLITDPGVAGHPIVFASHGFLAMSGYSREEVLGRNGRMFQGPATNRRSVLEIREAIREERTLQISLLNYRKDGTPHWILFHLFPVFGVDDGRVAHFVAVQVPIPRRSRSLSEARCGGARGRLFGACRNEVRSDCDLGCNLAADLFVDVDNRGLEAEESREASEQEKERASDAANSILSALTQYSKLTGRVVSSQRSRLAGISPLSSSLILSLGRIKQSFVLTDPQLPDMPIVYASDEFLSLTGYSRHEILGHNYEFLNGPDTEVEVLHQIRQSIQVECACTVRLLNYRKDGSLFWNLLHVSPVRNASGKFRICR from the exons ATGGTGGCGCTGACGATTCCGTCGATCGGGCGTCGGGCCGAGAACACATCGCCACCATCGGCGGTGGCGGAGGTCATGGCGGGATGCTCACGCCGCCTCATCGACCAGTCGCTCACCGCCCGTTACTCCGATTGGATCGCGGAGGCCCTCGACGAGATCCAGGGCTGCTTCCTGATCACGGACCCGGGTGTCGCAGGCCACCCCATCGTCTTCGCCAGCCACGGGTTCCTCGCCATGTCCGGATACTCCCGTGAGGAGGTCCTCGGCCGGAACGGCCGGATGTTCCAGGGCCCTGCCACTAACCGGCGGTCGGTGTTGGAGATCCGCGAGGCGATACGGGAGGAGCGGACGCTCCAGATCAGCTTGCTTAATTACCGGAAGGACGGAACGCCGCATTGGATACTATTCCATCTTTTCCCGGTGTTTGGGGTGGACGACGGGAGGGTGGCGCACTTTGTGGCGGTCCAGGTGCCGATCCCGAGGCGATCTAGGTCGTTGTCGGAGGCTAGATGTGGAGGAGCTAGAGGGAGGTTGTTTGGGGCGTGCCGGAACGAGGTGCGCTCCGACTGCGATTTAGGGTGTAATCTTGCTGCGGATTTGTTTGTGGATGTCGACAATAGAG GATTGGAGGCTGAAGAATCACGTGAAGCGAGCGAGCAAGAGAAAGAGAGGGCCTCAGATGCTGCCAACAGCATCCTGTCAGCTCTGACTCAGTATAGCAAGCTTACAGGCAGAGTGGTCAGCAGCCAGAGAAGCAGATTGGCTGGCATCTCCCCACTCAGTTCATCCCTTATTTTATCTCTTGGTAGAATCAAACAGAGCTTTGTACT GACTGATCCCCAGTTACCTGACATGCCCATTGTTTACGCCAGCGATGAATTCCTAAGTTTGACAG GTTACTCAAGACATGAGATATTGGGACACAACTATGAGTTCTTGAATGGACCTGATACAGAAGTTGAGGTGTTACATCAG ATAAGGCAAAGCATTCAGGTCGAGTGTGCTTGTACAGTACGTCTCCTGAACTACAG GAAAGACGGAAGCTTGTTTTGGAATCTACTTCACGTGTCACCTGTGCGGAATGCATCTGGCAAG TTCCGCATTTGCAGGTAG
- the LOC135673186 gene encoding uncharacterized protein LOC135673186 has protein sequence MDRANDSQWLPALGLAFLTYNSAAAVYRSVDDPWAVGFVVVAYVDLLLLFWCLRKFERSTESNRGGLKAAVWFLATLLTGMFAHKVAAIMPWPVAAIVYCMAAATAGGGFWAFFIYREPVDLSADGKPSSNYRVPVDLSADAKPSSN, from the coding sequence ATGGATAGAGCAAACGACTCGCAGTGGCTTCCGGCGCTCGGCTTGGCGTTCCTGACATACAACTCGGCCGCGGCGGTGTACCGCTCCGTCGACGACCCATGGGCGGTCGGGTTTGTGGTCGTCGCCTACGTTGACCTGCTCCTCCTGTTCTGGTGCCTTCGCAAGTTCGAAAGGTCTACCGAGAGCAACCGGGGTGGGTTGAAGGCCGCCGTGTGGTTCCTTGCCACGCTGCTCACGGGCATGTTCGCCCACAAGGTCGCCGCCATCATGCCCTGGCCCGTCGCTGCGATCGTGTACTGCATGGCGGCCGCAACCGCCGGTGGTGGGTTTTGGGCCTTCTTTATCTACCGTGAGCCAGTTGATCTGTCCGCCGACGGCAAACCGTCCTCGAATTACCGTGTGCCAGTTGATCTGTCCGCCGACGCCAAACCATCCTCGAATTAG